From Pseudomonas putida, one genomic window encodes:
- a CDS encoding SulP family inorganic anion transporter — translation MHETPPRPGFDWQRWLPGLATLVHYQLAWLPKDIAAGLVLTTMLVPVGIAYAEASGVPGIYGLYATIVPLLAYALFGPSRILVLGPDSALAAPILAVVVQYAASDPQRAIAIASLMALVAGAFCMIAGLLRLGFITELLSKPIRYGYMNGIALTVLISQLPKLFGLSIDSQGPLRDLWQLAQALIAGQGHWPSFAIGAGSLALILLLKPYKRLPGILIAVVLATLAVSLFGLDQMGVKVLGELPQGLPSFAFPWVTDIDLIEVLLGGIAVALVSFADTSVLSRTYAARLKTTVNPNQEMFGLGVANLASGLFQGIPISSSSSRTPVAEAAGSKTQLTGIIGAVAVTILLLVAPNLMQHLPISALAAVVIAAALGLFEFADLKRIFRMQQWEFWLSFTCFVGVAVFGAIPGICIAVAISVIEFLWDGWRPHHAVLGRVDGTRGYHDVQRYPQARRVPGLVLLRWDAPLFFANAEQFQAKVLAAVEESPTPVQRLVIAAEPVTSIDITSADMLAELDRALEARGVELQFAEMKDPVKDKMKRFELFQHMGETAFHPTVGAAVDAYLQDTGVDWKP, via the coding sequence ATGCATGAAACACCTCCACGCCCCGGCTTCGACTGGCAACGCTGGCTCCCCGGGCTGGCCACCCTGGTGCACTACCAGCTCGCCTGGCTGCCCAAGGACATCGCTGCCGGGCTGGTACTGACCACCATGCTGGTGCCCGTGGGCATCGCCTACGCCGAAGCCTCCGGTGTACCCGGCATCTACGGCTTGTACGCGACCATCGTGCCGTTGCTGGCCTACGCTTTGTTCGGCCCCAGCCGAATCCTGGTGCTCGGCCCTGATTCGGCGCTGGCCGCGCCGATCCTGGCGGTGGTGGTGCAGTACGCCGCCAGCGACCCCCAGCGCGCCATCGCCATCGCCAGCCTGATGGCCCTGGTGGCCGGCGCCTTCTGCATGATCGCCGGGTTGCTGCGCCTGGGCTTCATCACCGAGTTGCTGTCCAAGCCTATCCGCTATGGCTACATGAACGGTATCGCGCTGACCGTGCTGATCAGCCAGTTGCCCAAGCTGTTCGGCCTCTCGATCGACAGCCAGGGGCCCCTGCGCGATCTGTGGCAGCTGGCACAGGCCCTGATCGCCGGCCAGGGGCACTGGCCCAGCTTTGCCATCGGTGCCGGCAGCCTGGCGCTGATTCTGCTGCTCAAGCCCTACAAGCGCTTACCGGGCATCCTGATCGCCGTGGTGCTCGCCACCCTGGCGGTAAGCCTGTTCGGCCTCGACCAGATGGGCGTCAAAGTACTGGGTGAGCTTCCCCAGGGCTTGCCCAGCTTCGCCTTCCCCTGGGTAACCGACATCGACCTGATCGAGGTGCTGCTGGGCGGCATCGCCGTGGCGTTGGTGTCGTTCGCCGATACCAGTGTGCTGTCACGTACCTACGCGGCGCGCCTGAAAACGACGGTCAACCCGAACCAGGAAATGTTTGGCCTGGGGGTAGCCAACCTGGCATCCGGGCTGTTCCAAGGCATCCCGATCAGCAGCAGTTCGTCGCGTACGCCGGTGGCTGAGGCGGCCGGCTCGAAAACCCAGCTTACCGGCATCATCGGCGCAGTGGCGGTGACCATCCTGCTGTTGGTCGCCCCCAACCTCATGCAGCACCTGCCCATCAGTGCGTTGGCCGCAGTGGTGATCGCGGCGGCATTGGGGCTTTTCGAGTTCGCCGACCTCAAGCGCATCTTTCGCATGCAGCAATGGGAGTTCTGGCTGTCGTTCACCTGCTTCGTGGGGGTTGCGGTGTTCGGCGCCATCCCCGGTATCTGCATCGCCGTGGCGATTTCGGTGATCGAGTTTCTGTGGGATGGCTGGCGGCCGCACCATGCGGTGCTCGGCCGCGTCGACGGCACCCGTGGCTACCATGACGTGCAGCGTTATCCACAGGCTCGCCGGGTACCGGGGCTGGTGCTGCTGCGCTGGGATGCGCCGCTGTTCTTCGCCAATGCCGAGCAGTTTCAGGCCAAGGTGCTGGCAGCTGTGGAGGAGTCGCCTACCCCGGTGCAGCGCCTGGTGATTGCGGCGGAGCCGGTGACCAGTATCGATATCACGTCCGCCGACATGCTGGCCGAGCTCGACCGGGCCCTGGAGGCCCGGGGGGTCGAGTTGCAGTTCGCCGAGATGAAGGACCCGGTGAAAGACAAGATGAAACGGTTCGAATTGTTCCAGCACATGGGCGAGACGGCGTTTCACCCCACTGTCGGCGCGGCGGTGGATGCCTATCTGCAAGACACCGGGGTGGACTGGAAGCCATGA
- a CDS encoding DUF2955 domain-containing protein has product MPIELRRLRALRLALGVALCLVEGFGRGLPVPILAPVFAVLLRSCRLS; this is encoded by the coding sequence ATGCCTATTGAGCTGCGCCGCCTGCGCGCGCTGCGCCTGGCGCTAGGCGTGGCGCTCTGCCTGGTGGAGGGTTTCGGCCGTGGCTTGCCGGTGCCCATATTGGCGCCGGTGTTCGCGGTGCTGTTGCGTTCATGCCGCTTGTCATGA
- the ppk2 gene encoding polyphosphate kinase 2, protein MAKPSRKKDLQAPAEKLSGKAYDKQLKTLHVELVKLQEWVVAKGLKVCILFEGRDGAGKGGTIKAITERVSPRVFRVVALPAPTEREKSQMYSQRYLNHLPAAGEVVIFDRSWYNRAGVERVMGFCTEEQASKFLSVVPLLEKLMVESGIILIKYWLEVSAQEQTRRLQDRINDGRKLWKLSPMDLKSYTHWDEYTHARDEMFAASDSSWAPWFLAHSDDKRRARLNIISHLLSRIPYKDVTGDKVVKLPKRGKIGKYKAIAYPFKVVQERF, encoded by the coding sequence ATGGCCAAGCCGTCCAGGAAAAAAGACTTGCAGGCGCCCGCTGAGAAGCTGAGCGGCAAGGCCTATGACAAACAGCTCAAAACCCTGCATGTGGAATTGGTGAAACTGCAGGAATGGGTCGTGGCCAAGGGCCTGAAGGTGTGCATCTTGTTCGAGGGCCGGGACGGTGCCGGCAAGGGCGGTACCATCAAGGCCATCACCGAGCGGGTAAGCCCGCGTGTGTTCCGGGTGGTGGCGCTACCGGCGCCGACTGAACGGGAAAAGTCCCAGATGTACTCCCAGCGTTACCTCAACCATCTGCCCGCAGCGGGGGAGGTGGTGATTTTCGATCGCAGCTGGTACAACCGCGCCGGTGTTGAACGGGTAATGGGCTTCTGCACCGAGGAGCAGGCCAGCAAGTTCCTGTCGGTGGTCCCCTTGCTGGAGAAGCTGATGGTCGAGTCGGGGATCATCCTCATCAAGTATTGGCTCGAAGTCAGCGCCCAGGAGCAGACCCGCCGCCTGCAAGATCGCATCAATGACGGTCGCAAGTTATGGAAACTCTCGCCCATGGACCTTAAGTCCTACACCCACTGGGACGAATACACCCACGCCCGCGATGAAATGTTCGCTGCCTCCGACTCGTCGTGGGCGCCGTGGTTTCTGGCCCACTCCGACGACAAACGCCGTGCTCGCCTGAACATCATCAGCCATCTGCTCTCGCGCATTCCCTACAAGGACGTCACCGGCGACAAGGTGGTGAAGCTGCCCAAACGCGGCAAGATCGGTAAGTACAAAGCCATAGCCTATCCCTTCAAAGTGGTCCAAGAGCGTTTCTGA
- the ycaC gene encoding isochorismate family cysteine hydrolase YcaC: MAFQYKRLDKNNAAVLLVDHQTGLLSLVRDIDPDRFKNNVLALADLAEYFKLPTILTTSFETGPNGPLVPELKEQFPDAPYIARPGNINAWDNEDFVKAVKATGKKQLLIAGVVTEVCVAFPALSALEEGFEVFVVTDASGTFNELTRDSAWRRMEAAGAQLMTWFGVACELHRDWRNDVEGLGTLFSNHIPDYRNLMTSYSKLAK; this comes from the coding sequence ATGGCCTTCCAATACAAACGTCTGGACAAGAACAACGCCGCAGTGCTGCTGGTCGATCACCAGACTGGCTTGCTGTCGCTGGTCCGCGATATCGACCCCGACCGTTTCAAGAACAACGTGTTGGCACTGGCCGACCTAGCCGAGTATTTCAAGCTGCCCACCATCCTCACCACCAGCTTCGAAACCGGTCCCAACGGGCCGCTGGTGCCAGAACTCAAGGAGCAGTTCCCCGACGCGCCTTACATCGCCCGGCCGGGCAACATCAATGCCTGGGACAACGAAGATTTCGTCAAAGCGGTGAAGGCCACGGGCAAGAAGCAGCTGCTTATCGCCGGCGTGGTCACCGAAGTCTGTGTGGCCTTCCCGGCGTTGTCGGCGCTGGAAGAGGGTTTCGAGGTGTTCGTGGTTACCGATGCCTCCGGCACCTTCAATGAGCTGACCCGTGATTCGGCCTGGCGGCGGATGGAGGCAGCCGGGGCGCAACTGATGACCTGGTTCGGGGTGGCCTGCGAGCTGCATCGCGACTGGCGCAATGATGTCGAAGGGCTGGGCACGTTGTTCTCCAACCACATTCCCGACTACCGCAACCTGATGACCAGCTACAGCAAGTTGGCCAAGTAA
- a CDS encoding Fic family protein produces MSNYQPPLTVTPRILALVAEISECVGQLTAYREDTFTPQLRRGNRIRTIQASLAIENNTLTVEQVTALLDGKRVMGLPREIQEVRNAFSAYDAMPTWQPDRQSDLLTAHGLLMQGLIDDAGHFRESGVGIYREAKLLHMAPPASRVATLVQDLLHWLARSEWHPLIVSCVFHYEFEFIHPFADGNGRMGRLWQTLLLSRWRPVMAFMPVETVIREQQDAYYAALAASDQAAEATPFAEFMLSALLQALVEARATDQVTDQVTDQVASLLSILPPGSALKSNELMQRLGLSHRPTFSKSYLKPALAAGLIEMTEPDSPRSPTQQYRRVRN; encoded by the coding sequence ATGAGCAATTATCAGCCGCCGCTGACAGTAACGCCGCGAATATTGGCACTGGTCGCCGAGATCAGTGAGTGCGTGGGGCAACTGACGGCTTATCGGGAGGATACCTTCACACCACAACTGCGCCGAGGTAACCGTATACGGACCATCCAGGCTTCGCTTGCCATTGAAAACAATACCCTTACCGTCGAGCAGGTGACCGCGCTATTGGATGGAAAGCGAGTAATGGGTTTGCCACGCGAGATCCAGGAAGTCCGCAACGCCTTCTCTGCTTACGATGCGATGCCGACCTGGCAGCCGGATCGTCAATCCGATTTGCTGACTGCGCACGGTTTACTGATGCAGGGTCTGATTGATGATGCAGGTCACTTCCGCGAGAGTGGCGTGGGTATCTACCGTGAGGCAAAGCTGCTGCACATGGCGCCACCCGCCAGCCGGGTTGCAACGCTGGTACAGGACCTTCTGCATTGGCTGGCCCGCAGTGAGTGGCATCCTCTGATTGTAAGCTGCGTGTTTCATTACGAATTTGAATTCATCCATCCGTTCGCTGACGGTAACGGGCGGATGGGGAGGTTATGGCAGACACTCCTGCTAAGTCGCTGGCGCCCTGTTATGGCATTCATGCCGGTGGAAACTGTTATCCGTGAGCAACAGGACGCCTATTACGCAGCGCTTGCAGCTTCAGATCAGGCAGCTGAGGCAACACCGTTCGCTGAGTTCATGCTGAGTGCTCTGCTGCAGGCACTTGTTGAAGCCAGGGCTACCGATCAAGTAACCGATCAAGTAACCGATCAAGTAGCCAGCCTTTTGAGTATTCTTCCGCCGGGTTCAGCGTTGAAAAGCAATGAGTTGATGCAGCGTCTGGGACTTTCTCACCGCCCCACGTTCAGCAAAAGCTATCTGAAACCTGCTTTGGCTGCAGGGCTGATCGAAATGACAGAGCCAGATTCACCGCGCAGTCCGACCCAGCAGTACCGACGAGTGCGTAACTGA
- a CDS encoding YybH family protein, with protein MDQTLQVRQAAADLVAAFASNDTARYFACFSEDATFLFHTLAQPLLSRGAYEDLWAQWQADGFAVLSCVSSNAQVSLQGEVAVFMHDVATRIRIAGEEHQLAERETIVFRRHGERWLACHEHLSVVTAT; from the coding sequence GTGGACCAGACACTCCAGGTACGGCAGGCCGCCGCCGACCTCGTCGCCGCCTTCGCCAGCAACGACACCGCCCGCTACTTCGCCTGCTTCAGCGAAGATGCCACCTTCCTTTTCCACACCTTGGCGCAACCGCTGCTGTCGCGCGGTGCCTACGAGGACCTCTGGGCCCAATGGCAGGCCGATGGCTTTGCCGTGCTCAGCTGCGTTTCGAGCAATGCCCAGGTAAGCCTGCAGGGTGAGGTGGCGGTTTTCATGCACGATGTGGCCACACGCATCCGCATCGCTGGCGAAGAACACCAGCTGGCCGAGCGCGAAACCATTGTGTTCCGCCGCCACGGCGAACGCTGGCTGGCCTGCCATGAGCACCTGTCGGTCGTCACCGCAACCTGA
- a CDS encoding purine-cytosine permease family protein yields the protein MSHSTGIETNGVEQIPDDQRDASPLDLFRLIFGGANTFATAVLGSFPVLFGLSFQAGVWAILLGVGVGALILAPMGLFGALNGTNNAVSSGAHFGVHGRIVGSFLSLLTAVAFFSLSVWSSGDALVGGAKRLAGLPETDLTLGLAYGLFATLVLVVCIFGFRFMLWVNKIAVWASSLLFLLGIFAFAGPFDAGYAGSVSLGQAGFWAAFVGAAILAMSNPVSFGAFLGDWSRYIPRQTPKARIMLAVIAAQAATLIPFLFGLCTATLVATQAADYIAANNYVGGLLAISPSWFFLPVCLIAVIGGMSTGTTALYGTGLDMSSVFPRLLSRAGATVLIGVMAIAFIFIGRFTFNLVQSVSTFAVLIITCTSPWMVIMILGLITRRGFYHADDLQVFTRGQRGGHYWFLHGWNWRGMGAWIPSAVVGLSFVNLPGQFVGPLGDLAGGIDVSLPVTLSMAGVLYLLLLNLFPEPAGVYGPNGPRWVRCKSTSHTPVLNPAEIA from the coding sequence ATGAGCCACTCGACCGGTATCGAGACCAATGGCGTCGAACAGATCCCTGACGATCAACGCGACGCCTCCCCGCTGGACCTGTTCCGCCTGATCTTCGGCGGTGCCAACACCTTTGCCACTGCCGTGCTGGGCAGCTTCCCGGTGCTGTTCGGGCTGTCGTTCCAGGCTGGGGTCTGGGCGATCCTGCTCGGCGTCGGCGTGGGTGCGCTGATCCTTGCACCCATGGGCTTGTTCGGTGCGCTCAACGGCACCAACAACGCGGTGTCGTCGGGCGCACACTTCGGCGTGCACGGGCGCATCGTCGGCTCGTTCCTGTCGCTGCTCACCGCCGTGGCGTTCTTCTCGCTGTCGGTATGGAGTTCCGGCGATGCCCTGGTCGGCGGCGCCAAGCGCCTGGCAGGGCTGCCGGAAACCGACCTGACCCTGGGCCTGGCCTACGGCCTGTTCGCCACACTGGTGCTGGTGGTGTGCATCTTCGGCTTCCGCTTCATGCTGTGGGTCAACAAGATTGCCGTGTGGGCCTCGAGCCTGTTGTTCCTGCTGGGCATCTTCGCCTTCGCCGGCCCGTTCGATGCGGGCTACGCCGGGAGCGTCAGCCTTGGCCAGGCCGGGTTCTGGGCAGCCTTCGTCGGCGCGGCGATCCTGGCCATGAGCAACCCGGTCTCGTTCGGCGCCTTCCTGGGCGACTGGTCGCGCTATATCCCGCGGCAAACGCCCAAGGCGCGCATCATGCTCGCGGTGATCGCCGCCCAGGCTGCCACGCTGATTCCGTTCCTGTTCGGCCTGTGCACCGCGACCCTGGTGGCCACCCAGGCCGCGGACTATATCGCCGCCAACAACTATGTGGGTGGCCTGCTGGCGATTTCGCCTAGCTGGTTCTTCCTGCCGGTGTGCCTGATCGCGGTGATCGGTGGCATGTCTACCGGCACGACTGCCCTTTACGGCACCGGGCTGGACATGTCGAGCGTGTTCCCCCGCCTGCTCAGCCGCGCGGGCGCCACCGTGCTGATCGGGGTAATGGCCATTGCCTTTATCTTCATTGGCCGCTTCACCTTCAACCTGGTACAGAGCGTTTCGACCTTCGCCGTGCTGATCATTACCTGCACCAGCCCGTGGATGGTCATCATGATTCTCGGCTTGATCACCCGCCGCGGCTTCTACCACGCCGACGACCTGCAAGTGTTCACCCGCGGCCAACGCGGCGGCCACTACTGGTTCCTGCATGGCTGGAACTGGCGCGGCATGGGGGCGTGGATCCCCAGCGCGGTGGTCGGCCTGAGCTTCGTCAACCTGCCTGGGCAGTTCGTCGGCCCGCTGGGCGACCTGGCTGGCGGCATCGACGTGAGCCTGCCGGTCACCCTGAGCATGGCCGGTGTGCTTTACCTGCTGCTGCTCAACCTCTTCCCTGAACCTGCCGGCGTGTATGGCCCCAACGGCCCGCGCTGGGTGCGCTGCAAAAGCACCTCACACACGCCGGTGCTGAACCCGGCCGAAATAGCCTGA
- a CDS encoding aldehyde dehydrogenase family protein: MTTSHYIAGRWVEGLGSDCISVNDPALGQPFAELMAASVAQVDQAVAAAREALSTWKQVSASERAAYLRGFAEQLGQRREALISLQMRNNGKPRHEAEIDLDDAIATFAYYADLAEQLPQRNREVALAAPGFTARTRLEPVGVVGLIVPWNFPLVTSAWKLAPALAAGCTVVLKPSEITPLIEQAYGQIADTLGLPAGVLNIVNGKAETGAALSNHSGVDKLSFTGSNSVGSQVMRSASAQCRPVTLELGGKSAIVVFDDCDVDQAVEWIVAGITWNAGQMCSATSRLLVHEGIADALLPRLQQALETLRVGNPLTEEVDMGPLTSQAQWLKVASYFATAREEGLQCLAGGKALDRDGWFVSPTLYTDVPVGSRLWTEEIFGPVLCARRFTTEAQAIAEANDSRFGLVATVCSADLERAERVADALEVGHVWINSVQAVFVETSWGGTKGSGIGRELGPWGLSGYLSVKHVTRCLG, translated from the coding sequence ATGACCACTTCCCACTACATTGCCGGCCGCTGGGTCGAAGGCCTGGGCAGCGACTGCATCAGTGTCAATGACCCTGCACTGGGCCAACCTTTCGCCGAACTGATGGCCGCCAGCGTTGCCCAGGTCGACCAGGCCGTGGCGGCGGCGCGCGAAGCCCTGTCCACATGGAAGCAGGTAAGCGCCAGCGAGCGTGCGGCCTACCTGCGCGGTTTTGCCGAGCAGCTCGGGCAACGCCGTGAAGCATTGATCAGCCTGCAAATGCGCAACAACGGCAAGCCTCGCCACGAGGCCGAAATCGACCTGGACGATGCCATAGCCACCTTCGCGTATTACGCCGACCTGGCCGAGCAACTGCCGCAAAGGAACCGCGAAGTGGCGTTGGCCGCACCGGGGTTCACCGCCCGCACCCGGCTGGAGCCGGTGGGTGTGGTCGGCCTGATCGTGCCGTGGAACTTCCCGTTGGTGACCAGCGCGTGGAAGCTCGCACCGGCCTTGGCTGCAGGCTGCACCGTGGTGCTCAAACCCTCGGAGATCACCCCACTGATCGAGCAGGCCTACGGCCAGATCGCCGATACCCTGGGCCTGCCTGCGGGCGTGCTGAACATTGTCAACGGCAAAGCCGAGACCGGCGCCGCACTGAGCAACCATAGCGGTGTGGACAAGCTGTCGTTCACCGGCAGCAACAGTGTCGGCAGCCAGGTGATGCGCAGCGCATCGGCACAGTGCCGGCCGGTGACCCTGGAGCTGGGCGGCAAATCGGCAATCGTGGTCTTCGATGATTGCGATGTGGACCAGGCGGTAGAGTGGATTGTCGCCGGTATTACCTGGAACGCAGGGCAAATGTGCTCGGCTACCTCTCGCTTGCTGGTGCACGAGGGCATTGCCGATGCGCTGCTGCCACGCCTGCAACAGGCACTGGAAACGCTGCGCGTCGGTAACCCACTGACCGAAGAAGTGGACATGGGCCCGCTGACCAGCCAGGCGCAATGGCTGAAGGTTGCCAGCTACTTCGCCACAGCCCGTGAAGAGGGGCTGCAGTGCCTGGCCGGTGGCAAAGCGCTGGACCGCGACGGCTGGTTTGTCAGCCCGACGCTGTATACCGACGTACCGGTGGGGAGCCGTCTGTGGACTGAAGAGATCTTTGGGCCGGTGCTGTGCGCGCGCCGTTTCACCACCGAAGCACAGGCAATTGCCGAGGCCAACGACAGCCGTTTCGGCCTTGTCGCCACCGTTTGCTCAGCGGACCTGGAGCGCGCCGAGCGGGTGGCCGATGCGCTGGAAGTCGGGCATGTGTGGATCAACTCGGTACAAGCGGTGTTCGTCGAAACGTCTTGGGGCGGCACCAAGGGTAGCGGCATCGGGCGCGAGCTCGGGCCTTGGGGGTTGTCGGGCTACCTGTCGGTCAAGCATGTGACGCGTTGCCTGGGCTGA
- a CDS encoding DUF3772 domain-containing protein: MRRVCLARFYLGVMALMLALASPAWSASVPVANLVAGELPVLDENASIEQLSDRLDQIRQGVTSNANDDLLSQLRMATVQVQRQADALSSLRAADVQSLDDKLKVIGPVQKDEAATLALQRKELEAQKKSVLAEQDQATKLTQSARDLSTQIVNLRRSQFNSQVTSRAASPLSPAFWQSLIRPTEDDVMRLRDLRGEAVDAVASAFSAEHRVLFITSLVAATLVWTLVRLVLERLLAAAMVRWLPEGRLRRSALALSVSLATLGTIAGAVSLLRWGLESSARLGSDMANLTNHFLLLVVFSAFITGLGRAMLMLQRPSWRLPPIPDEVATALGWFPKLLALALMVMLTFERINSVIGTSLALTVATNGLTALVVAAIFSAALVRYRRTLRKHGLARPTGLAGLIPFVIVVWVGLILLTLLAGYLTLAYFLTAKLLWISVVATCAYLLTTFLADLCETLLSPRQPGGLALASSLGLAPRHQAQASTILTGVSRTVLLFLAVMLAFMPSGTSPGELLLSLGDWDGTGGKLLGNLNIVPQDILLAVALLLGGMLGIRVLKRWLSERLLPETDMDAGMRASLVTLVGYLGFLFLAMLVMSTLRINLTSLTWVVSALSVGIGFGLQQIVQNFISGLILLTERPVKVGDWVSLAGVEGDIRRINVRATEIQMSDRSTVIVPNSQFISQNVRNVTMGNALGVVGITLTLPLETDANQVRDLLLTAFHEHEAILDAPAASVTFKDLTASGMVISVSGYVAGPRQVSGARSDLLFTILGRLRDEGIALSSPQSMVLVQEGARQGDEPA; the protein is encoded by the coding sequence ATGAGGCGTGTCTGCCTTGCCCGATTTTACCTGGGTGTAATGGCCCTAATGCTGGCGCTTGCGTCGCCGGCCTGGTCGGCCTCCGTGCCGGTTGCCAACCTGGTTGCCGGCGAGCTGCCGGTGCTTGATGAAAACGCAAGCATCGAGCAGTTGAGCGACAGGCTCGACCAGATTCGTCAGGGCGTTACCAGCAACGCCAACGACGACCTGCTCTCGCAACTGCGCATGGCTACCGTGCAGGTCCAACGCCAGGCTGATGCGCTGAGTAGCTTGCGCGCTGCCGACGTGCAGAGCCTCGACGACAAGCTCAAGGTCATCGGCCCGGTGCAGAAGGACGAAGCCGCCACCCTGGCCTTGCAGCGCAAGGAGCTGGAGGCGCAGAAGAAGTCCGTGCTCGCTGAGCAGGATCAGGCCACCAAGCTGACCCAGTCGGCGCGCGACCTGTCCACGCAAATCGTCAACCTGCGCCGTAGCCAGTTCAACTCGCAAGTTACCAGCCGCGCAGCCAGCCCACTGAGCCCTGCCTTCTGGCAGTCGCTGATCCGTCCTACCGAGGACGATGTGATGCGCCTGCGTGACCTGCGCGGCGAGGCGGTCGATGCCGTCGCCAGTGCCTTCAGCGCTGAACACCGTGTGCTCTTCATCACCAGCCTGGTGGCTGCGACCCTGGTCTGGACACTGGTCCGCCTGGTCCTTGAGCGCTTGCTCGCGGCCGCCATGGTCCGCTGGCTGCCCGAAGGCCGGCTACGTCGAAGCGCACTGGCGTTGAGCGTGAGCCTGGCCACCCTGGGCACCATCGCCGGTGCCGTGTCGCTGCTGCGCTGGGGCCTTGAAAGCAGTGCCAGGTTGGGCTCGGACATGGCCAACCTGACCAACCACTTCCTCCTGCTCGTGGTGTTCAGTGCCTTCATCACCGGCCTTGGCCGGGCCATGTTGATGCTGCAACGGCCGTCCTGGCGCCTGCCGCCGATCCCCGACGAAGTGGCCACTGCTCTGGGTTGGTTCCCCAAGTTGCTGGCCCTGGCGCTGATGGTGATGCTGACCTTCGAGCGCATCAACAGTGTGATCGGCACCAGCCTGGCGCTGACTGTGGCCACCAACGGCCTGACCGCGCTGGTGGTGGCCGCCATCTTCTCGGCAGCCCTGGTACGTTACCGCCGTACCTTGCGTAAACATGGGCTGGCGCGCCCGACCGGCCTGGCAGGGCTGATTCCGTTCGTGATCGTGGTGTGGGTCGGGCTGATCCTGCTCACATTGCTGGCCGGCTACCTCACCCTGGCCTACTTCCTCACTGCCAAGCTGCTGTGGATCAGTGTGGTCGCCACCTGCGCCTACCTGTTGACCACCTTCCTGGCTGACCTGTGCGAAACCCTGCTGTCGCCGCGCCAACCCGGCGGCCTGGCACTGGCGTCGTCGCTGGGCCTGGCACCACGCCACCAGGCGCAGGCCAGCACCATCCTGACCGGTGTCAGCCGCACGGTCCTGCTGTTCCTGGCCGTGATGCTGGCGTTTATGCCGTCTGGCACCAGCCCTGGCGAGCTGCTGCTGAGCCTGGGCGATTGGGACGGCACCGGTGGCAAATTGCTCGGCAACCTGAACATCGTGCCCCAGGACATCCTGCTGGCCGTGGCGTTGCTGTTGGGCGGCATGCTCGGTATCCGTGTGCTCAAGCGCTGGCTGAGCGAGCGCCTGCTGCCGGAAACCGACATGGACGCCGGCATGCGTGCCTCGCTGGTAACGCTGGTCGGTTATTTGGGCTTCCTGTTCCTGGCCATGCTGGTGATGTCGACGCTGCGCATCAACCTCACCAGCCTGACCTGGGTGGTCAGTGCGCTGTCGGTGGGTATCGGTTTCGGCTTGCAGCAGATCGTGCAGAACTTCATCTCCGGTCTGATCCTGCTCACCGAACGTCCGGTGAAGGTGGGCGATTGGGTGAGCCTGGCCGGCGTCGAGGGTGACATACGCCGTATCAACGTGCGCGCCACCGAGATCCAGATGTCTGACCGCTCCACGGTGATCGTGCCCAACTCGCAGTTCATCTCGCAGAACGTGCGCAACGTGACCATGGGCAATGCCTTGGGCGTGGTGGGCATCACCCTGACCTTGCCGCTGGAGACTGATGCCAACCAGGTTCGCGACCTGCTGCTGACTGCTTTTCACGAGCATGAAGCGATCCTGGACGCGCCGGCTGCGTCGGTAACCTTCAAGGACCTGACGGCCAGCGGCATGGTGATCAGTGTCAGTGGCTATGTGGCGGGGCCGCGGCAGGTGTCGGGGGCGCGCAGCGACCTGCTGTTCACCATCCTGGGGCGTTTGCGTGATGAGGGCATCGCCCTGTCTTCACCGCAGAGCATGGTGCTGGTGCAGGAGGGCGCGCGTCAGGGCGACGAGCCGGCGTGA